The Micropterus dolomieu isolate WLL.071019.BEF.003 ecotype Adirondacks linkage group LG11, ASM2129224v1, whole genome shotgun sequence genomic interval GTTACATCATGTAAGCCTATTTCATGTTGTTTCAGAAAGGTGAAAATCTTGTGGACTAACATCGCACTGTCTTCTTTAGCCGCGAACTCATCTGCTGAACACATGGCCTCTGCAACATGTTATGTATGATAACACACACCAATATAGACACTGAGCTACAGTGATAATAAGAAGCTGCTGTAGTAGCGGAACCCTTTGGACAATCTATCCGACTACACATGAAAAGCACGCGGGCCTCACAATGTGTTGAGAATGAATCTCAGGGAATGATTTCGACCTTCACCTTTTCACAGGCTCCTCTTCTCATTCTTTATAAGAAAACATGTCAGCATAGGTTTGAGCCCGGTCCATTTCAGCTTGTTGGGAATTGTATTTTCCACTGCTGTGCAGACACCCGATTTTGCACCAAGCAGAcagataaatgtttattttatgaaGGAATCTCCAGAGAGGCTGATTAcatcttttcaaatgttacagaACCAAATTTGTCCAAAGAAATGCTGCAAACAAGCAGTGAAGTAAAACATTTGATCAGGAATGTGGTTGCAACGGACCAGCCGAAACAAGGTTTCTGACAGAATACATTCCTGAGCCCTATTACAACATGACCAGGAGCATGTTTCACAGAGGTTGTATGACTCCCCCTTGTGGCTCCAACAAAATGCCTAACTATTTATCCAAAACGAGGAAGAATTCAACCAAGGAGAAAGATGTATGCTGATTTTATTCGTCTGAGGCAGTTCACATGGCAAAGCATTTTACTGGCTGTTGGTTTTGAAATTAATGGACTGCAATAGACAAATGAAGAGATCAATACTGCTtggctttttttcttctttcatagGATACAACAAAAAGgtgcattttctctttttttctgttcatgACAAGACAGTAAGAAAATATTCTCTAATAAAGAAACAGCTGAAACTTCAGTAAACTGTTttttatattacaaaaaaaccccatctAACTACAGATTAGATATAATATGCATAAATAAAAGCATAAGACTTGATCTAAACATTTCCAGTCATACCATCAATCACAATTCACATAATTTGGTTTACACTCTAATGTCTAAAAACTACGCAACATGCGATCATGTAGGCTGTTGTGTCGATACTTCTAAAGTTGTTTTACTAGAGTAAAACAAACTTAAAGCATATGAACACCTCCCATTAAGGCCctaacacaacacaaacagcacctacagtagctaaaaataaattaaaacccCTGAATATACGCGTAACATAAGATGGTATGTTTGACGTCACATAGCCCTACCAGACAGAGACCTGCATAGGACGGAGGGAACATAAAAGGCAAAAAGATTTCTAACTATAAGTCTACAGGCCTGGTGGCGGACATCAGTCGTCCTTGGTTGAGAGGGTTTCTGGGTGAACCTCTGTAATGGTTCATGTCCTTCCCTACTACCTGCTGCACAAGAGGCTTCTGAGCTCCTGATGGATCAGGCACAGAACAGTCCACTTTTGTCTTTGGTTGGACCTTGTTGGTCATGTCGTCCAGAGCACAGGCCTTGGGTTTACGGGCCAAGGTGCTTGGCTTTTTGGGCGGGACTGGAGCTGCTTTCTTTATGGGACAAATGCTGTTGGACAGTCCCATTTGTGCCTCCCCCTGGTAAGGCTGAAGCTGTGAGTGAGGGGACAGGCCACTTTCCAGGCTTACGGCCTTCCCCACTGGACCACCCTGGCTGAGTTCTGCATGTCTGGTGGGTCTCCTGCTCTCCCCCAGCAGAGTGTTCATCCTGCGGATAGTTTGACGCACAGGGGTACGCTGGAACTTGAGTGGCGATCTGGTTTGTTTGGCCATGGAGCCTCTGGGAGACCGCAGTGTGAGCTTGTTGAAGTGATGAATGTGGTCTGCCACCCGGCGCTTCTCAGTCTCCAGACTGCGTGGCGAGAGGGGTTGTTGGTTCTCGACTTCGGaacatctgtttttttcatgtACCGCACTGACTATAGTACCTGGAGGTGTACCAAGCTCACCTCTGAGTTCAAAGTCCAGCTTGTAGGGAGTGGACTGCAGCCCAGAGGAGACACCCAGTTTAAAGGGAGCCGGACTGTGGATGTCCAGAGCATCGATCAGCCTGCTGCAGTTCAcctgctcttcctctctttcactctctacCACCACGAAGCTGTTATGGCTACTGATGGGAGCATCACAGAAGGAGTCTTTGTCCACCTTTAATGCTGGACTACAGTATACATCAGACTCGGAAACTACACTGTCAATATGCAACGGTGATAAAGTGTCAATTTCACTGTGGCCAAAGGTAATGTTGTGATCATTAGCCAGAAGGCTCTCTGGAGCTGGAAAGCTGGAGGCCTCTGTGTCCACAGACAGAACTCTGCCTGTAGGAGTCTGTGGTGGCAGGACTAGGATGTTGTCTGACGGGTTTGTTGCGCATGTTCCTGTAGAGTTGCAGGGGTCCTGTATGACAGCTTGGAGGTCACTGTCCGACTCAGCGAATGCAGTCTTTATTTTCAGCAGGGTGGGACCGGCTCGGTTCGGGGCTTTAATGATGGAGCACTCACTCTCCAGGCTCTCAGCACTGGAAGCACAACACAGCTTCTTGGGAAGGCTGGCCACTGCTGGGGGTTTTGATATGACAATGGCTGGCTCAGACATGTAGTTGGTCTTTAGGCACATGTTCATGGGGGTGTCTGTGAAAGATCCTCTGCTGAAAGCCTGGGCTCCTACAGGAGTCTCCCCGCTCCATGAGATCTGGTGGACACTTGAGTCATATTGCGGGGTCAGCAAGTTGTCCTCAGACTTACTGATGTACTTGGAGCCTATAAAACAAAGTGGGATATTAGTAGCCATTACAACTCAAAGGACTACATCCCGAAGTAGTTTATTAGATTTGTTCTTTTGGTACTCACTTTTGGATTCAGCCTTTCTAGGCACAGCAGATGGAGTGAACTCTGTCTCTTCGGTAAAACAAAACCTGGTGGTGCTCTCCTGAGTGGCAAGTCGCCAGCCAATGGACTCAGACCCCTTTATCACCAGCAtggaatgaaaaatgaaatgaaagaaagtTGAAGGAGGATTATGTTGTTAAAAAGGGACCCCCACAGATGTCACCAAAAATctataattaatgttaattccATGATCGTTGTGGTTAGTTCTTCAGAGGATGACAAAAATCACTCAGAAGAAACAAGACTGGATTTGTTGGCCAACAACTTTTTATTAAGTCAAGAATATACATTATAACTATAGAGAATTATTAAGTTTTAACAGCTCACCTTATTTACCCCACAACAGgttacaatatattttatatctatATAGTATATAACAACATTCACCTGAGTGCTTAACACAGCAAATCACTGAAAACCGAGCACTAGAAATATCCTGTGGCTTTGTACCATACAAGTAGGAACACAATTTACTATTACACATTGTAGAAAAGTTACTGAAAAAAACCAATACACATTATTTTTAAACCCGTGCACGTATTAGTTTAAATGTATTAagttactgaaagtaaactaTGTGTGCATTACACAATAAAGAAGTGCTGCTGTGCAACAATTTATCCGTGTGCAAATGTGTTACTTGATTTTAATACAGTGCAAACTGCAGCATATGTGATTTACACCACACTGTTCTCTATCTGTGAACCGGATGAGTGGAATGTGAGCTATTTCAGGCAACCACACTTACAGCATCTTTGCTGCTCTTCCCCATGCTAAAACGCAATCGCAGATATTTGTGTGGTGCTTCTTTCTTGCTGGCTTTAGGAGAAAAGCAGCCGGCCCTCCCAGATTCAACTCTGAAAAAATGATATACATTCAAACAATTACCACCGTAAGATAACCTAGAATACCATGCAACTCTGATATTTCACAAACTGTTATCTCTCTGTGTAGTATAGCATTGTGGAAAATACATGGCTGTGCACAATACATTTCATGGCATCTTTTAAAAATCAGGGACTGTATTGTGAATGTTTGTTACTGCACCTTACTGTAATTTGTAAATCACAGAAGGTGCAATATTTTTTAATGGTGATGTGtgtcaaaataacattttaaattaaatatagttgtgctgcagagatgtcttCACCTAAACATCATATTCAagagacttaagaaaacatttgttttttcaataaaaatttgAATAATGATGGGGAAATTATCATTCACCCTAGTTTTTCCAAATCTTTTcacaatatcagtcaaaataattgcaattcggtgttttttttccaaaatagtTCAGCCCTAGTACATGGCCACACTTTTATCATGTTGTCTATGAGACACAAAACATAATTGTGAATTTTGAAAGGTAACTGGAGGACAGTGAGTGAGAAAGTGTGTACCTGTTGACAGCATGCCTGCTGCTAAGTCGTCGGCTCTTCCTCCTCATAGAGGTAGTTGAGTGCCTTCTAGACCTCCCTGCTGATGACTGGGTATTTTGGGAAGAGTCCAAAACTCCAGAGGCACTGTTAGCTGGGGGgggttataaataaaaaataaaaaaggggggtAGGAGGGCGTGTAAACTTAACCACAAGCTTTAGATGTAGTTAAATAGTTGATTCCCATTTGATCAAACAATCATCAATACCTGATCCAGGCGTGGACGTCCCGCTGAACAGAGTACTGGGAAGTAATTCTATCCCAAGGTTCTTTTTGATAGATCTACGTTTTTTGTTTGAGAATCCAAAGGAGTGACCAGACTCCAAAGGAAGTTTTCgctttgaagatggtgttgcaATCACAGGAGTTGCAGAAGAAAAAACTGGCAAAAATCACAAAATTAATAACTTGAAaaattaatgttataataaatttaggatttgctgttttaaatttgaaaacatTGTAAAGATGATTCTGAGCCAAGTCATTGAGCGGAATTAGCAGGTCTTAGCAGGAATAAAATGTGTGGAAGATGATACGTGCAAATGACAGGCAGTgaggcaaagaaaacaaaagccaATAGACATTTGAAGCAAGGCATCATTTCACATCACTCCAATAACTTCATATTCATTATCAAGGGAAATGATTCAATTCATTTGAACCAGAAGAGAGAAAGCTTGTCATTTCATGTGCACAGCAGATGgtagggatgcactgaatgttcggccaccgaaattaatcggccgaaaatagcaataaaagcactttcggtCAAGTTAAGTCAAAagttttaccgaacaattacgttgacatgtcggcagtgtggaagcattttaaagtggctgagaggagaagaaagaaaaacaaaaacacacaaatctgacccgctttgagtgtttgtcactcgtttctgagaagggGATTAAGCTAgccacctaaatttggagtgcacatgtattcaagcctttatggtaaatacACTGAAACGGACAGGCAAGTTAGCGTCTTTATcctattattttctctttttacaaagacaagtgttgcagtatgagagtcctacctgaagagaggctttgaagtcttcatgttacgcgataggagaaccacatacaacattatttatcaaattgggtcggacttgatgaatttagcagAATACACGTGACAAAGTCccgttttcaaaataaggtgtctacaGTATCGAAAtcagattaattggattatattcacagaaagtataaaatatattacatgtgtacattaaaagtaaatggacaatgtaatttactttatcGGACCCTCTTGGGCCTCAGACCTACCCACCATAGTCCCTCCAAATCCCGttggaaacactgagtaaaaagcacattttgactatttaatttatgcaaatggttaaataaataaatggaaaaatgtgaatgtacttgttcggtaaattttttcattatattcggtttcggtcaagtattttcatttcagtgcatccctagCAGATGGTTTGCTACAGTATCATCATGCTACACGACAGGCAGCATTATTTCATCTGACCATAGTACCTACCAAGACTGTCTGACTGGGTGGCATTTGTTGGTGTTCTATTAGTTTTTATCTTACTCAGAGCACCATTGACCATATCTGAAATATGAGACAAACCGAATCATATAAACAATCTCTAATGATTAAAGTTGCTTCAAAATACCATGATTGGAGCTTATCTGGCTAATTCGAGATTTGATTTAAACCTTTGCATATCGCAGCTTtgaccaaataaataaatgtctgatGATATAGCCTTACCTCCAAAGCTTcgtctgtgtctcttcttcaTCCCTGAGTTTAAGTCCAGCTCCTCAAGTTCATGGTGAGAAGGCGACAGACCGCCCGCCTCACAGCCAATCATGGCTGGAACTTTCTCTAAAAGAAACTGaggtaacacacctgtaacacacagacatggccAAACTTTTAGTGCTAAAAAGCTACAGTGTGTACTGACCCAAACTGACCTGCATCATGACGTACCAAAGTTGTGGGCATTCTCTATGAAGCAGTGTATTATGGCTGCCTGTAGCTTGAGCCGTTTCTCCGTGTTGGCGTTCATCTTCTCTGTACCGTCTCCAAAGTGAAGGAGATTGGGAGCCAAGATTACAGACAAGTTACTGCTATCCATCTTATTCTCTGCACTCCTGCGAAGCAAAGAACAACAGTGGTAATGTATATGAAGACAAaggtaaaattatgttttatgtaacaaAGTAATCCAAGTAAATATAATTCTGGCACCTCTTAGACACATTGTGGAGGAAGTCAAAAAAGTGACGCAGGACAGTTTGGTTTCTGTCAGGTAGTACACATGACAGGAGCATGGTGGCCGAGGTCCTGTCTTCCATGGTGGGGAGCTGCTGGGCCTTGAGGA includes:
- the arhgap11a gene encoding rho GTPase-activating protein 11A isoform X2; the protein is MKVMEKNVMRLVAVQHLRSAYGIKTKNWNKSKAASCNVKATASGSTKVFGVSLENLPYYNMECGRVPSFLVDACQKLMAHVDTEGLFRKSGSVVRLKALRAKLDVGEECLFTALPCDVAGLVKQFFRELPEPVLPTELQEAFLKAQQLPTMEDRTSATMLLSCVLPDRNQTVLRHFFDFLHNVSKRSAENKMDSSNLSVILAPNLLHFGDGTEKMNANTEKRLKLQAAIIHCFIENAHNFGVLPQFLLEKVPAMIGCEAGGLSPSHHELEELDLNSGMKKRHRRSFGVFSSATPVIATPSSKRKLPLESGHSFGFSNKKRRSIKKNLGIELLPSTLFSGTSTPGSANSASGVLDSSQNTQSSAGRSRRHSTTSMRRKSRRLSSRHAVNRVESGRAGCFSPKASKKEAPHKYLRLRFSMGKSSKDAGSESIGWRLATQESTTRFCFTEETEFTPSAVPRKAESKSSKYISKSEDNLLTPQYDSSVHQISWSGETPVGAQAFSRGSFTDTPMNMCLKTNYMSEPAIVISKPPAVASLPKKLCCASSAESLESECSIIKAPNRAGPTLLKIKTAFAESDSDLQAVIQDPCNSTGTCATNPSDNILVLPPQTPTGRVLSVDTEASSFPAPESLLANDHNITFGHSEIDTLSPLHIDSVVSESDVYCSPALKVDKDSFCDAPISSHNSFVVVESEREEEQVNCSRLIDALDIHSPAPFKLGVSSGLQSTPYKLDFELRGELGTPPGTIVSAVHEKNRCSEVENQQPLSPRSLETEKRRVADHIHHFNKLTLRSPRGSMAKQTRSPLKFQRTPVRQTIRRMNTLLGESRRPTRHAELSQGGPVGKAVSLESGLSPHSQLQPYQGEAQMGLSNSICPIKKAAPVPPKKPSTLARKPKACALDDMTNKVQPKTKVDCSVPDPSGAQKPLVQQVVGKDMNHYRGSPRNPLNQGRLMSATRPVDL
- the arhgap11a gene encoding rho GTPase-activating protein 11A isoform X1, whose amino-acid sequence is MKVMEKNVMRLVAVQHLRSAYGIKTKNWNKSKAASCNVKATASGSTKVFGVSLENLPYYNMECGRVPSFLVDACQKLMAHVDTEGLFRKSGSVVRLKALRAKLDVGEECLFTALPCDVAGLVKQFFRELPEPVLPTELQEAFLKAQQLPTMEDRTSATMLLSCVLPDRNQTVLRHFFDFLHNVSKRSAENKMDSSNLSVILAPNLLHFGDGTEKMNANTEKRLKLQAAIIHCFIENAHNFGVLPQFLLEKVPAMIGCEAGGLSPSHHELEELDLNSGMKKRHRRSFGDMVNGALSKIKTNRTPTNATQSDSLVFSSATPVIATPSSKRKLPLESGHSFGFSNKKRRSIKKNLGIELLPSTLFSGTSTPGSANSASGVLDSSQNTQSSAGRSRRHSTTSMRRKSRRLSSRHAVNRVESGRAGCFSPKASKKEAPHKYLRLRFSMGKSSKDAGSESIGWRLATQESTTRFCFTEETEFTPSAVPRKAESKSSKYISKSEDNLLTPQYDSSVHQISWSGETPVGAQAFSRGSFTDTPMNMCLKTNYMSEPAIVISKPPAVASLPKKLCCASSAESLESECSIIKAPNRAGPTLLKIKTAFAESDSDLQAVIQDPCNSTGTCATNPSDNILVLPPQTPTGRVLSVDTEASSFPAPESLLANDHNITFGHSEIDTLSPLHIDSVVSESDVYCSPALKVDKDSFCDAPISSHNSFVVVESEREEEQVNCSRLIDALDIHSPAPFKLGVSSGLQSTPYKLDFELRGELGTPPGTIVSAVHEKNRCSEVENQQPLSPRSLETEKRRVADHIHHFNKLTLRSPRGSMAKQTRSPLKFQRTPVRQTIRRMNTLLGESRRPTRHAELSQGGPVGKAVSLESGLSPHSQLQPYQGEAQMGLSNSICPIKKAAPVPPKKPSTLARKPKACALDDMTNKVQPKTKVDCSVPDPSGAQKPLVQQVVGKDMNHYRGSPRNPLNQGRLMSATRPVDL